Below is a genomic region from Raphanus sativus cultivar WK10039 chromosome 4, ASM80110v3, whole genome shotgun sequence.
AacatagaaaaaagaaaaaaaaatgttattattcCCACATCTTTTCCAGGTCCAAGAGAACACTTTTACCAAGCATCTCTTTTATCTTTCCATATCAATCACcactaaaagaaaaagaaaaaaaagaaacaacttTGAATCCAAAAAATTCATAGTTGTTCACCCTAATGTGGTGCTTGATGTTGAAGTTTCATGAGGTCTTGAGCTATATACATCACCGAAATGGAGACCAAACCCACCTtcaatatcatcatcatcatcacccaTGAATGTAGTTCTTGACAAGTTCCTTCTAGCATCCTCTCCCCAATCCaaaccttcttcttcctcctcttcttcaatGCTTCTTCCTTCCCATGAGTTGTCTAACAAGTTTCTTCTCGCTGTGTACCGGTTTGTGAAATCAGGTGGTTCAATGAAGCTGTTAGCCGCTGCGGGATGAGATGCACCGTCACGAGAACCGTCTCCTCTTCCCCACCACTGGCTCCTACCATCAAGAGGATGATGATGTCCATAGTTTTCTTCTCCATCAGGTTGGGGCTGGCGCAGAATGCTATCTCTGAAGAACTGACCCGATGTGCTTGCTTCCATATCTCCACCACGGACTCCCAAGTTAGGAGGCCAACAGTCCGCAGCGTTTGGGGTTGGAGTAAACAAGagctccttctctctctctacctGGTGGTGATGATCGTTTCTGTTGTGAGGCTGAGAAGTGTAGTACCAGTCAAGTAGATAAGGGTGGTTCCTCTGATCTGAATCAATCAGCCACATGGAATCAACGTGATTCCTCGGAACGTCTCTGTATAAAACGCTGTTGTTATCTATATGTTGACCACCAGCACGGAGGATAGGAGCTTCTCGCCACACCCCCCTACTAGGAGAAGAGTATGTGTGTCTTGTGTTTATTTCTTGAAGCTTTCGGTCCCGGAAAGCTCTGAGATTGGACAGAAACTGCTTCCCTAGAGAATCTGATTCCCAAGATGGATAACTACTCTGGAAACTGCAAAACAGATTAAGAACACTTCACTGTTTATAATGCCATAACACAAAAACACTACAAATGAAAATGATAATGGTCAAACCTCAAGAATGATTTCTCCATTTTCCCCTGAGAGCTTCTCTTGTCACGAGACACATTACACGGTGAACCATACTTAGCGTTACCATGGTTCTCGAAGTCAAAAGCACTAAAGCTGCAACATGAATACccaaaaaaagatcaaaaagtGTGTTTTTGCTGAGAAAGATACAAACAGTTCTTTAGAAGAGAGCCAAACCTGCAAACGTTGCCTACACCTTCAAGATCAACTGTGAAATCTCTTATGAATTGCAGTATATCATCAACCCGCTGCAAAGTTTGAACTCATAACGTGTTAAAACTTCTATCTATACACACTTAACGCAAATGACGAGATGTTATACCTTTGGCACGACAAACATCAGCAAAAACGGTGTGATGAAAATGGAAGCTATCTCCTCCAGTAACATCATTCCAGTATACTGCAGTGAATGAACTTCTTATTAAGAATCATTTATCCATTAATAAGAAACAAGATCATGTTTAGCCATAGTACCTGAAAGAGAGTCTCTAACTCCAAACGGACATCATCTTTGTTCTCCTTACCACGCCATCTCTTAGGCATATAGTGAGTGTGTTGCACCACCGCAGCCATAGTTCCAACAGGATCGAGGACCAGAAGCTCATCCGAAATAGCAGCTCGGCTAATGGCTGTAATGGCTCCAAACACAGCAGCATACCAGAACAAATTGCGACCCAATATCTACACAAGATATCAGAAAAAAACTTCAATAACCAGAAATAATGCATCTACTAACTGCTTTAAGGTTGTCTTACATGACCCTCTAGAAGAGACTCTTCGAGAAACCCAATGATGATTAACACAGCCGCAAAGCCGCCAGACACAAACGAGACGAACTTTGCAACGATGGAGATGATAGGCGAGGGGAACTGGTTCAGATACTGGGACGCGTGTTCTGCGCTGCTGTTAATCCTATGCTTGAATAAATGGTCAACCTGTtgcagagaaacaaaaaaaagaacagattCGTGAAGAAGGGAACAAACAACACTGAAGCAGTTTTGTGAAGGTAACTACCTCATTGAACTCCCTGAAGAGCCATCTAGACAAATTGGACCATCTTCTGGAAGATGCAGTGCTTGGATGATTGTAGAACTGTTCAGCATGCCTTAGGAATAGATACACCAACACGAAGATGACAAGAAACGGTGACAGCAGAAGCATAGCAAGCCCAACCACAAACAGCCGTTTCTTCAGCGTCTCAGGGTTTGATACAAAGTCCCTCCTAACACGAAAATTGCTGCAGAATCAAAACGCCtgaattagaaagaaaaaaaatggacaACACTCAGCATGCGGAATGATTTTTTCATCCTAGATCAAAGAATAGCATATACCAGTCAAACATGCTCTGCAATATGCACCAGTTCAGAGTCCACTCAAGGGTCTTTGTCAATACAAggtgatgttgttgttgtgtcCCATCTTGGGAAGAAGATTTGACTAACGGACCAGCACCAGGGATCCAATGGCAAATTGGGAAAGAAAGCAAACCTTTGTTGAGTATACCAATCAAGTAGTTTTCTTTCCGCATAAGGCGCATAACAATATCATGAGCTGAGAGATCCTTAACCACACAGAGACGTTGTGAGCTTTGTAACTGAACAACCTTTTCAAGGACTGTTTCCCATGGCATGGTCAGGATCTCATTGTCTGTGACATGGAGACTGCAAATTGACAAACacacaaataagaaaaattgattATTGTCTGAACTGTTTATAA
It encodes:
- the LOC108851403 gene encoding autophagy-related protein 9; the protein is MMSGGQKPPNLFNFFKWQRGEPSSSSSLTTGLLDNASHEIELSNYGGVPSPGSESPSGLLNGESLNVQPIADLDLFFEKLYSYYRDKGLWCIIVKWAVELLSLGFIICFSAFFLLYVDWHGLQNAKCGMDAVESGTKPCDLVKEAIHEHPLSPFTLTTAIIVGYLALFSVYWLFCFLRFFAQLKDTLDFRHFYYNSLHVTDNEILTMPWETVLEKVVQLQSSQRLCVVKDLSAHDIVMRLMRKENYLIGILNKGLLSFPICHWIPGAGPLVKSSSQDGTQQQHHLVLTKTLEWTLNWCILQSMFDCNFRVRRDFVSNPETLKKRLFVVGLAMLLLSPFLVIFVLVYLFLRHAEQFYNHPSTASSRRWSNLSRWLFREFNEVDHLFKHRINSSAEHASQYLNQFPSPIISIVAKFVSFVSGGFAAVLIIIGFLEESLLEGHILGRNLFWYAAVFGAITAISRAAISDELLVLDPVGTMAAVVQHTHYMPKRWRGKENKDDVRLELETLFQYTGMMLLEEIASIFITPFLLMFVVPKRVDDILQFIRDFTVDLEGVGNVCSFSAFDFENHGNAKYGSPCNVSRDKRSSQGKMEKSFLSFQSSYPSWESDSLGKQFLSNLRAFRDRKLQEINTRHTYSSPSRGVWREAPILRAGGQHIDNNSVLYRDVPRNHVDSMWLIDSDQRNHPYLLDWYYTSQPHNRNDHHHQVEREKELLFTPTPNAADCWPPNLGVRGGDMEASTSGQFFRDSILRQPQPDGEENYGHHHPLDGRSQWWGRGDGSRDGASHPAAANSFIEPPDFTNRYTARRNLLDNSWEGRSIEEEEEEEGLDWGEDARRNLSRTTFMGDDDDDIEGGFGLHFGDVYSSRPHETSTSSTTLG